One window of the Streptomyces sp. NBC_00259 genome contains the following:
- a CDS encoding DUF4177 domain-containing protein yields MTKWEYATVPLLVHATKQILDTWGEDGWELVQVVPGPNNPEQLVAYLKREKS; encoded by the coding sequence ATGACCAAGTGGGAATACGCGACCGTGCCCCTTCTCGTGCACGCGACCAAGCAGATCCTGGACACCTGGGGCGAGGACGGCTGGGAGCTCGTCCAGGTCGTCCCCGGGCCGAACAACCCCGAGCAGCTCGTGGCCTACCTGAAGCGGGAGAAGTCATGA
- a CDS encoding RidA family protein — protein MSGVVEAKLAELGLTLPGVVPPLAAYQPAVQSGPYVYTSGQLPMVEGKLPVTGKVGAEVTPEEAKELAATCALNALAAVKSVAGDLDRVARVVKVVGFVASAADFTGQPGVVNGASELLGAALGDKGVHARSAVGVAVLPLDAPVEVEIQVELVQG, from the coding sequence ATGAGCGGTGTCGTGGAGGCCAAGCTCGCGGAGCTCGGGCTGACGCTCCCCGGCGTCGTACCGCCGCTGGCGGCCTATCAGCCGGCCGTGCAGTCCGGCCCGTACGTCTACACCTCGGGCCAGCTCCCGATGGTCGAGGGCAAGCTTCCGGTGACCGGCAAGGTGGGCGCCGAGGTCACCCCGGAGGAGGCCAAGGAACTGGCCGCCACCTGTGCGCTGAACGCGCTGGCCGCCGTGAAGTCGGTCGCCGGTGACCTGGACCGTGTCGCCCGCGTCGTGAAGGTGGTCGGCTTCGTCGCCTCCGCCGCCGACTTCACCGGACAGCCGGGCGTCGTCAACGGCGCGAGCGAGCTGCTCGGCGCGGCGCTCGGCGACAAGGGTGTGCACGCGCGCAGCGCGGTGGGTGTCGCGGTGCTGCCGCTGGACGCCCCCGTCGAGGTCGAGATCCAGGTGGAGCTCGTCCAGGGCTGA
- a CDS encoding NUDIX hydrolase gives MSNGQWYPPEWPDRIRALAEGEITAVTPRRAATVMLLKDTSEGVHVHMLRRRASMAFAGGAYVYPGGGVDERDSRPIRWAGPPLAEWAERLGVADEPSAQAIVCAAVRETYEEAGVLLAGETADSVVDDTTGDDWEADRAALVDRKLSFAEFLDRRGLVLRSDLLGAWARWITPEFEPRRFDTWFFVAALPQGQRTRNASTEADRTVWIRPADAAAGYDKGELLMMPPTIATLRVLGRYAAATDALAAAAGQDLAPILAQARLEEGELVLSWPGHDEFTKHIPTGPAGPTGPTGSTGSTGGTR, from the coding sequence ATGTCCAATGGTCAGTGGTACCCACCGGAATGGCCCGACCGGATCCGGGCGCTCGCCGAGGGCGAGATCACCGCCGTCACCCCCCGGCGGGCGGCGACCGTGATGCTGCTCAAGGACACTTCCGAGGGCGTACACGTCCATATGCTGCGCCGCCGCGCCTCCATGGCCTTTGCCGGAGGCGCGTACGTCTATCCCGGCGGTGGAGTGGACGAGCGGGACTCGAGGCCGATCCGGTGGGCCGGCCCTCCCCTCGCGGAGTGGGCGGAGCGGCTCGGGGTGGCGGACGAGCCGTCCGCGCAGGCCATCGTGTGCGCGGCCGTCCGCGAGACGTACGAGGAGGCGGGCGTCCTGCTCGCCGGCGAGACCGCGGACTCGGTCGTCGACGACACCACGGGCGACGACTGGGAGGCGGACCGGGCGGCGCTCGTCGACCGGAAGCTGTCGTTCGCCGAGTTCCTGGACCGCAGAGGGCTGGTGTTGCGTTCGGACCTGCTGGGCGCGTGGGCCCGCTGGATCACTCCGGAGTTCGAACCCCGCCGCTTCGACACCTGGTTCTTCGTCGCCGCGCTGCCCCAGGGCCAGCGGACGAGGAACGCCTCCACCGAAGCCGACCGTACGGTGTGGATCAGGCCCGCGGACGCCGCCGCCGGGTACGACAAGGGTGAGCTGCTGATGATGCCGCCGACCATCGCCACGCTGCGGGTGCTGGGGCGGTACGCGGCCGCCACGGACGCCCTCGCGGCGGCCGCCGGCCAGGACCTGGCACCGATCCTGGCTCAGGCACGCTTGGAGGAAGGGGAACTCGTCCTCAGCTGGCCGGGCCACGACGAGTTCACCAAGCACATCCCGACGGGACCGGCAGGACCGACCGGACCGACGGGATCGACCGGCTCGACGGGAGGCACGCGATGA
- a CDS encoding MBL fold metallo-hydrolase: MTNASVLPGQPRDAVVSGPATARAINVLAPNPSAMTLDGTNTWIVSEPDSDLAVVIDPGPLDDIHLQNVVATAEKAGKRIALTLLTHGHPDHAEGAGRFAELTGTKVRALDPALRLGDEGLAAGQVIRTGGLELRVVPTPGHTGDSLCFHLPADRAVLTGDTILGRGTTVVAHPDGRLGDYLDSLRRLRSLTVDDGVHMVLPGHGPVLEDAQGAVEFYLAHRANRLAQVETAVENGHRTAADVVAHVYADVDRSLWPAAELSVRAQLEYLREHGLI, translated from the coding sequence ATGACGAACGCATCGGTGCTCCCGGGCCAGCCGCGCGACGCGGTGGTGTCCGGGCCCGCGACCGCGCGCGCGATCAACGTCCTCGCGCCCAATCCGTCCGCGATGACCCTGGACGGCACCAACACCTGGATCGTCTCCGAGCCGGACTCCGATCTCGCCGTCGTCATCGATCCGGGCCCGCTCGACGACATACACCTCCAGAACGTCGTCGCGACCGCCGAGAAGGCAGGGAAGCGGATCGCCCTGACCCTGCTCACCCATGGGCACCCGGACCACGCCGAGGGGGCGGGCCGCTTCGCCGAGCTGACCGGCACGAAGGTGCGCGCCCTCGACCCGGCCCTGCGTCTCGGCGACGAGGGGCTCGCGGCGGGCCAGGTGATCCGTACCGGCGGCCTCGAGCTGCGGGTCGTCCCCACGCCCGGCCACACCGGCGACTCGCTCTGTTTCCATCTGCCCGCCGACCGGGCCGTGCTCACGGGCGACACGATCCTCGGGCGTGGCACGACCGTCGTCGCGCATCCGGACGGCCGCCTCGGCGACTATCTCGACTCACTGCGCCGGCTGCGCTCGCTGACCGTCGACGACGGGGTGCACATGGTGCTTCCCGGGCACGGCCCGGTGCTGGAGGACGCGCAGGGCGCGGTCGAGTTCTATCTGGCCCACCGCGCGAACCGCCTCGCCCAGGTCGAGACGGCCGTCGAGAACGGCCACCGCACGGCGGCCGATGTGGTGGCGCACGTGTACGCGGACGTGGACCGGTCGCTGTGGCCCGCGGCCGAGCTCTCGGTGCGGGCGCAACTGGAGTATCTGCGCGAGCACGGCCTGATCTAG
- a CDS encoding prohibitin family protein, protein MFVVSILLVIAAVVMFFVARGGENRGLKIGAGAALTAGLFAGIASMVYVVSAYEVGVPVAFGKVGTPMTSGMHVKSPFTNVTTFSTRPVDLNLSDKDVVEVRSVQGGVMYAELTVKWAVTPSKAVELYKLAGSEDAIQQRLVYPDSREIVRNVFARYTSEQGYASDREKINTEIGRLIKERLAPRGIDVTTVNLRNVKPSDRLQDQIDRKIQQQQATERATEAARTATAEAERRRIEAEGIARANKILSNSLTDKVLLNQCIDAYKEAAAKNPVYAVPCGGGSGNPLIVDGSKR, encoded by the coding sequence GTGTTCGTCGTGTCCATCCTGCTTGTCATCGCCGCGGTGGTGATGTTCTTCGTCGCCCGTGGCGGTGAGAACCGGGGCCTCAAGATCGGCGCCGGCGCGGCGCTGACAGCCGGCCTGTTCGCAGGCATCGCCAGCATGGTCTACGTCGTCAGCGCGTACGAGGTCGGCGTACCGGTCGCCTTCGGCAAGGTCGGCACGCCCATGACCTCGGGCATGCACGTCAAGTCGCCCTTCACCAACGTGACGACGTTCTCGACCCGTCCGGTCGACCTCAACCTCTCCGACAAGGACGTCGTCGAGGTGCGCTCCGTCCAGGGCGGCGTCATGTACGCCGAGCTCACGGTCAAGTGGGCGGTGACCCCGTCGAAGGCGGTGGAGCTCTACAAGCTCGCAGGCAGTGAGGACGCCATTCAGCAGCGGCTGGTCTACCCGGACAGCCGGGAGATCGTCCGTAACGTCTTCGCCCGCTACACCAGCGAGCAGGGCTACGCCTCGGACCGCGAGAAGATCAACACCGAGATCGGCCGGCTCATCAAGGAGCGGCTGGCTCCGCGCGGGATCGATGTGACCACGGTCAACCTGCGCAATGTGAAGCCGTCCGACCGGCTGCAGGACCAGATCGACCGCAAGATCCAGCAGCAGCAGGCGACGGAGCGGGCGACGGAGGCCGCCCGTACGGCGACGGCCGAGGCCGAGCGGCGCCGTATCGAGGCGGAGGGCATCGCCCGCGCGAACAAGATCCTCAGCAACTCGCTGACGGACAAGGTCCTGCTGAACCAGTGCATCGACGCCTACAAGGAAGCGGCGGCGAAGAACCCGGTGTACGCCGTGCCGTGCGGCGGCGGCAGCGGAAACCCGCTGATCGTGGACGGCAGCAAGCGCTGA
- a CDS encoding Crp/Fnr family transcriptional regulator encodes MDDVLRRAPLFAALDDEQAAELRASMSEATLARGDALFHEGDPGDRLYVVTEGKVKLHRTSPDGRENMLAVLGPGELIGELSLFDPGPRTATATALTEVKLLGLGHGDLQPWLNVRPEVATALLRAVARRLRKTNDQMSDLVFSDVPGRVARALLDLSRRFGVQSEEGIHVVHDLTQEELAQLVGASRETVNKALADFAQRGWLRLEARAVILLDVERLAKRSR; translated from the coding sequence GTGGACGACGTTCTGCGGCGCGCCCCGCTCTTCGCGGCGCTCGATGACGAGCAGGCCGCGGAGCTCCGCGCCTCGATGAGTGAAGCGACGCTCGCCCGCGGCGATGCGCTCTTCCACGAGGGCGACCCCGGCGACCGCCTCTACGTGGTCACGGAAGGCAAGGTCAAGCTCCACCGGACCTCCCCCGACGGCCGGGAGAACATGCTGGCGGTGCTCGGCCCCGGCGAGCTGATCGGCGAGCTGTCCCTCTTCGACCCGGGCCCGCGTACGGCCACCGCCACCGCCCTCACCGAGGTCAAGCTCCTCGGCCTGGGCCACGGCGACCTGCAGCCCTGGCTGAACGTGCGCCCGGAGGTGGCCACCGCCCTGCTGCGCGCCGTCGCCCGCCGGCTGCGCAAGACCAACGACCAGATGTCCGACCTGGTCTTCTCGGATGTCCCGGGCCGTGTCGCCCGCGCGCTCCTCGACCTGTCGCGCCGCTTCGGTGTGCAGTCGGAGGAGGGCATCCACGTGGTCCACGACCTCACCCAGGAGGAGCTGGCCCAGCTCGTCGGCGCCTCCCGCGAGACCGTCAACAAGGCGCTCGCCGACTTCGCGCAGCGTGGCTGGCTCCGGCTGGAGGCCCGTGCCGTCATCCTGCTGGACGTGGAGCGCCTCGCGAAGCGTTCGCGCTAG
- the nth gene encoding endonuclease III, giving the protein MAGEQNSAVGEQVSATAAKVAKATNRKTSKAVKASPKTSKEPTAETSTSKTSTPKTSTAKTSSGKAAAAKVPAGKGAAAKASAKPESRLAMVRRARRINRELAEVYPYAHPELDFRNPFELLVATVLSAQTTDLRVNQTTPALFAKYPTPEDMAAAVPEELEEVIRPTGFFRAKARSLIGLSTALRDTFGGEVPGRLEDLVTLPGVGRKTAFVVLGNAFGVPGITVDTHFMRLARRWKWTDQDDPVKIEAEVGAIFPKSEWTMLSHRVIFHGRRICHSRKPACGACPITHLCPAYGEGETDPEKARKLLKYEKGGYPGQRLNPPPDYPGKPAPPLGSV; this is encoded by the coding sequence GTGGCAGGGGAGCAGAATTCCGCTGTGGGCGAACAGGTTTCGGCCACAGCGGCAAAAGTAGCAAAAGCGACAAATAGGAAGACGTCCAAGGCGGTCAAGGCCTCGCCGAAGACCTCGAAGGAGCCGACCGCGGAGACATCGACCTCGAAGACGTCGACCCCGAAGACGTCGACCGCGAAGACGTCGTCGGGGAAGGCCGCGGCCGCGAAGGTGCCGGCCGGAAAGGGTGCGGCTGCGAAGGCGTCCGCCAAGCCGGAGTCGCGTCTGGCGATGGTCCGGCGCGCCCGCCGGATCAACCGCGAGCTGGCCGAGGTGTATCCGTACGCCCATCCGGAGCTCGATTTCCGGAACCCCTTCGAGCTGCTCGTCGCGACGGTCCTCTCCGCCCAGACCACGGATCTGCGGGTCAATCAGACGACCCCGGCGCTCTTCGCGAAGTACCCGACGCCCGAGGACATGGCCGCGGCCGTCCCGGAGGAACTGGAAGAGGTCATCAGGCCCACCGGCTTCTTCCGGGCCAAGGCGAGGTCCCTGATCGGTCTCTCCACGGCCCTGCGGGACACCTTCGGCGGCGAGGTCCCTGGTCGGCTGGAGGACCTCGTGACGCTGCCGGGCGTGGGGCGCAAGACGGCGTTCGTGGTGCTGGGCAACGCGTTCGGGGTGCCGGGTATCACCGTCGACACGCACTTCATGCGGCTCGCCCGGCGCTGGAAGTGGACGGACCAGGACGACCCGGTCAAGATCGAGGCGGAGGTCGGCGCGATCTTCCCGAAGAGCGAGTGGACGATGCTCTCCCACCGGGTGATCTTCCACGGCCGCCGTATCTGCCACTCCCGCAAGCCCGCGTGCGGCGCCTGCCCGATCACCCACCTCTGCCCGGCGTACGGGGAGGGTGAGACCGACCCGGAGAAGGCGCGGAAGCTCCTCAAGTACGAGAAGGGCGGCTACCCCGGCCAGCGCCTGAACCCCCCGCCGGACTACCCGGGCAAGCCGGCACCCCCACTGGGGTCTGTGTGA
- a CDS encoding NUDIX hydrolase translates to MTRTHETYDGDVAGGDVAVSRDGLPEWLAPVDRAARTVAPEQLSRFLPPESGGRQSAVLILFGEGARGPELLLMERASSLRSHAGQPSFPGGALDPEDGDPATIGPLRAALREAQEETGLDPAGVQVFGVLPRLYIPVSGFVVTPVLGWWRDRTPVVAVDPAETARVFTVPVADLTDPANRATTVHPSGHLGPAFLVESALVWGFTAGVIDRILHFAGWERPWDRAKQVTLDWRA, encoded by the coding sequence ATGACACGCACACATGAGACGTACGACGGCGATGTGGCCGGCGGTGACGTGGCCGTGAGCCGTGACGGCCTGCCCGAATGGCTCGCGCCCGTCGACCGGGCCGCCAGGACCGTGGCCCCGGAGCAGCTCAGCCGGTTTCTGCCGCCCGAGAGCGGAGGCCGGCAGTCCGCTGTGCTCATCCTCTTCGGAGAGGGCGCCAGGGGCCCCGAGCTGCTGCTCATGGAGCGTGCGAGCAGCCTCCGCTCGCACGCGGGACAGCCGTCGTTCCCCGGCGGCGCTCTCGACCCGGAGGACGGCGACCCCGCCACCATCGGCCCGCTGCGCGCCGCCCTCCGCGAGGCTCAGGAGGAGACCGGCCTGGACCCGGCCGGCGTCCAGGTCTTCGGCGTGCTCCCCCGGCTCTACATCCCGGTCAGCGGCTTCGTCGTGACCCCGGTCCTCGGCTGGTGGCGCGATCGCACCCCCGTCGTCGCCGTCGATCCGGCCGAGACCGCCCGCGTCTTCACGGTCCCCGTGGCGGATCTCACGGACCCGGCCAACCGTGCGACGACCGTCCATCCCAGCGGCCACCTGGGTCCGGCATTTCTGGTCGAATCGGCTCTGGTCTGGGGCTTCACCGCCGGAGTGATCGACCGCATTCTTCATTTCGCGGGCTGGGAACGACCATGGGACCGGGCGAAGCAGGTCACGCTCGACTGGCGCGCATGA
- a CDS encoding MarP family serine protease gives MNVLDILLLVAAVWFAVVGYRQGFVVGILSVIGFLGGGLVAVYLLPFLWDRVTDEAQVSTTAAIVAVVIVIVFASVGQALTTHLGNKLRRHITWSPARALDATGGALVNVLAMLLVAWLIGSALAGTSLPTLGKEVRNSKVLLGVSEVLPTQASTWFSDFSSVLAQNGFPQVFSPFANEPITEVRAPDPALVDSPVAARAQRSIVKVVGTAPSCNKVLEGTGFVFAERRVMTNAHVVGGVDEPTVQIGGEGRRYDAKVVLYDWRRDIAVLDVPDLKAPPLRFTDTDARTGDSAIVAGFPENGSYDVRSARVRGRIDANGPDIYRSGEVRRDVYSLFATVRQGNSGGPLLTADGEVYGVIFARSLDDANTGYVLTADEIRDDITRGRTANQQVDSQGCAL, from the coding sequence GTGAACGTGCTGGACATCCTGCTGCTGGTCGCCGCCGTGTGGTTCGCGGTCGTCGGCTATCGCCAGGGCTTCGTCGTCGGCATCCTTTCGGTGATCGGGTTCCTCGGCGGTGGACTGGTCGCCGTCTATCTGCTCCCGTTCCTCTGGGACCGGGTGACGGACGAGGCGCAGGTGTCCACGACGGCCGCGATCGTCGCCGTCGTGATCGTGATCGTCTTCGCGTCCGTCGGCCAGGCCCTCACCACCCACCTCGGCAACAAGCTCCGCCGCCACATCACCTGGTCACCGGCGCGCGCCCTCGACGCGACCGGTGGCGCTCTCGTCAACGTGCTCGCGATGCTGCTGGTGGCCTGGCTCATCGGTTCCGCCCTCGCGGGAACGTCCCTGCCGACGCTCGGCAAGGAGGTCCGCAACTCCAAGGTCCTCCTCGGCGTATCCGAGGTGTTGCCGACCCAGGCCTCCACATGGTTCAGCGACTTCTCCTCGGTCCTCGCGCAGAACGGCTTCCCGCAGGTCTTCAGCCCCTTCGCCAACGAGCCCATCACCGAGGTCCGGGCCCCCGACCCGGCGCTGGTCGACAGCCCGGTCGCGGCCCGTGCCCAGCGCTCGATCGTCAAGGTCGTCGGCACGGCCCCGAGCTGCAACAAGGTCCTCGAAGGCACCGGCTTCGTCTTCGCCGAGCGCCGCGTCATGACCAACGCGCACGTCGTCGGCGGAGTCGACGAGCCGACCGTCCAGATAGGCGGAGAGGGCCGGCGGTACGACGCCAAGGTCGTCCTCTACGACTGGCGGCGCGACATCGCCGTACTCGATGTGCCGGACCTGAAGGCGCCGCCGCTCCGGTTCACCGACACCGACGCCCGTACCGGTGACAGCGCGATCGTCGCCGGCTTCCCGGAGAACGGCTCGTACGACGTACGCTCCGCGCGCGTCCGCGGCCGCATAGACGCCAACGGGCCGGACATCTACCGCAGCGGTGAAGTGCGCCGCGATGTCTACTCGTTGTTCGCGACGGTCCGCCAGGGCAACTCCGGCGGTCCGCTGCTCACCGCCGACGGTGAGGTGTACGGCGTGATCTTCGCCCGCTCGCTCGACGACGCCAACACCGGCTACGTGCTGACGGCCGACGAGATCCGCGACGACATCACACGCGGCCGCACGGCCAACCAGCAGGTCGACAGCCAGGGCTGCGCGCTCTGA
- a CDS encoding alpha/beta fold hydrolase, producing MTAPDTPSVGNGNSTGNGGGPVRIDGPWTHRDVAANGARFHIAELGDGPLVLLLHGFPQFWWTWRHQLTALADAGFRAVAMDLRGVGGSDRTPRGYDPANLALDITGVVRSLGEPDAALVGHDLGGYLAWTAAVMRPKLVRRLAVSSMPHPRRWRTSMLGDFAQSRAGSYVWGFQRPWLPERQLLADDAALVGRLIREWSGPRPPEEEALEVYRRAMSIPSTAHCSIEPYRWMVRSIARPDGVQFNRRMKRPVRVPTLHLHGSLDPAMRTRSAAGSGQYVEAPYRWRLFDGLGHFPHEEDPAAFSNELINWLKDPEPDR from the coding sequence ATGACGGCCCCTGATACGCCCTCTGTCGGCAACGGAAACAGCACCGGAAACGGTGGTGGCCCCGTACGCATCGATGGGCCCTGGACCCATCGCGACGTGGCGGCCAATGGTGCGCGCTTCCATATCGCGGAGCTGGGCGACGGGCCGCTGGTGTTGCTGCTCCATGGCTTTCCGCAGTTCTGGTGGACGTGGCGGCATCAGCTGACCGCTCTCGCCGACGCCGGGTTCCGCGCCGTCGCGATGGACCTGCGAGGGGTCGGCGGCAGCGACCGCACGCCCCGGGGTTACGACCCCGCGAACCTCGCGCTCGACATCACGGGTGTCGTGCGGTCCCTCGGCGAGCCCGACGCGGCTCTCGTCGGTCACGATCTCGGCGGATACCTCGCCTGGACGGCGGCCGTGATGCGGCCCAAGCTGGTGCGCCGGCTCGCGGTCTCCTCGATGCCGCATCCGCGCCGCTGGCGCACCTCGATGCTCGGCGACTTCGCGCAGAGCCGCGCCGGGTCGTACGTATGGGGCTTCCAGCGGCCGTGGCTGCCGGAGCGTCAGCTGCTCGCGGACGACGCGGCCTTGGTGGGCCGGCTGATCCGGGAGTGGTCCGGTCCGCGCCCGCCCGAGGAGGAGGCGCTGGAGGTCTATCGGCGGGCCATGTCCATTCCGTCGACGGCGCACTGCTCGATCGAGCCGTACCGGTGGATGGTGCGCTCGATCGCCCGTCCCGACGGTGTCCAGTTCAACCGCCGGATGAAGCGTCCGGTCCGGGTGCCGACGCTGCATCTGCACGGTTCGCTGGACCCCGCGATGCGCACGCGCAGCGCGGCGGGCTCGGGCCAGTACGTCGAAGCGCCGTACCGCTGGCGGCTGTTCGACGGGCTCGGCCACTTCCCCCATGAGGAGGATCCGGCCGCCTTCTCCAACGAGCTCATCAACTGGCTGAAGGATCCCGAGCCCGACCGGTGA
- a CDS encoding phage holin family protein: MSEPGSTATAVEAVRDAVGPVRLAGADKSVGQLVASATAEMSALVHDEIALAKAELRQDVKRGVTGGVSGMVAGVLALFSLPVLSFAAAYGIHNLGLGLAWSFLIVGAAFLLLAGLAGLLAMTKFKKVKPPERSIASAKQTAAVLQNVKPHPRQAKDPSTSVARSSA, translated from the coding sequence ATGAGCGAGCCCGGCAGCACAGCCACCGCCGTCGAAGCCGTGCGTGACGCGGTCGGACCGGTACGGCTGGCCGGTGCCGACAAGAGCGTGGGCCAGCTGGTCGCGTCGGCGACCGCCGAGATGTCCGCCCTGGTGCACGACGAGATCGCGCTGGCCAAGGCCGAGCTCAGGCAGGACGTCAAGCGGGGCGTGACCGGTGGTGTGTCCGGCATGGTCGCCGGGGTCCTCGCACTCTTCTCCCTGCCGGTGCTGAGCTTCGCCGCCGCGTACGGGATCCACAATCTCGGCCTGGGTCTCGCCTGGTCGTTCCTGATCGTGGGTGCGGCGTTCCTGCTGCTGGCGGGCCTGGCCGGCCTGCTGGCCATGACCAAGTTCAAGAAGGTCAAGCCGCCGGAGCGGTCCATCGCCTCGGCCAAGCAGACGGCTGCCGTGCTGCAGAACGTGAAGCCGCATCCCCGTCAGGCCAAGGACCCGTCCACTTCTGTGGCACGCTCGTCTGCATGA
- the nhaA gene encoding Na+/H+ antiporter NhaA, with the protein MAAPNPTARKFLGRLSLPERTFVADALRTETVGGILLLVASVAAILWANTPLGRSYEAVSDFHIGPAALGLDLSLQHWAADGLLAIFFFVAGIELKRELVAGELRDPKAAALPVIAAICGMAAPALVYALVNAIGGGSMAGWAVPTATDIAFALAVLAVIGTSLPSALRAFLLTLAVVDDLFAILIIAVFFTSDLNFAALGGAVVGLGVFWLLLRKGVRGWYVYVPLALIIWGLMYNSGVHATIAGVAMGLMLRCTRHEGEAHSPGEHIEHLVRPVSAGLAVPLFALFSAGVSVSGSALHAVFSRPETLGVMLGLVVGKTLGIFGGTWLAARFTRAELNDDLAWPDVFAVASLAGIGFTVSLLIGELAFAGDAALTDEVKAAVLLGSFTAAVFACVLLKLRVRKYQALYEEEERDEDQDGIPDVYEQDNPEYHLRMAAIYEEKAAEHRRRAELADASRGDGDSPA; encoded by the coding sequence GTGGCCGCGCCCAACCCCACCGCCCGTAAGTTCCTCGGACGCCTCTCCCTGCCCGAGCGGACCTTCGTGGCGGATGCGCTGCGCACCGAGACCGTCGGCGGCATCCTGCTGCTCGTCGCCTCGGTCGCCGCCATCCTCTGGGCGAACACGCCCCTCGGCCGCAGCTACGAGGCCGTGAGCGACTTCCACATAGGCCCGGCCGCACTCGGCCTCGATCTGTCCCTCCAGCACTGGGCGGCCGACGGGCTGCTCGCGATCTTCTTCTTCGTCGCCGGTATCGAGCTCAAACGCGAGCTGGTGGCCGGCGAACTGCGCGACCCGAAGGCCGCGGCCCTCCCCGTCATCGCGGCCATCTGCGGCATGGCCGCGCCCGCGCTCGTGTACGCGCTGGTCAATGCGATCGGCGGCGGCTCCATGGCCGGCTGGGCGGTGCCCACGGCCACCGACATCGCCTTCGCGCTCGCCGTCCTCGCGGTCATCGGCACATCGCTGCCGTCAGCGCTCCGCGCGTTCCTGCTGACCCTCGCCGTCGTCGACGACCTCTTCGCGATCCTGATCATCGCCGTCTTCTTCACCAGCGATCTGAACTTCGCCGCGCTCGGCGGGGCGGTCGTCGGCCTCGGCGTGTTCTGGCTGCTGCTGCGCAAGGGCGTCCGCGGCTGGTACGTGTACGTCCCGCTCGCCCTGATCATCTGGGGCCTGATGTACAACAGCGGCGTCCACGCCACCATCGCCGGTGTCGCGATGGGCCTGATGCTGCGCTGCACCAGGCACGAGGGCGAGGCCCACTCCCCCGGTGAGCACATCGAGCATCTGGTCCGGCCCGTCTCCGCCGGTCTCGCCGTCCCGCTCTTCGCCCTGTTCTCGGCCGGGGTGAGCGTCTCGGGCAGCGCGCTGCACGCCGTCTTCAGCCGGCCCGAGACCCTCGGCGTCATGCTCGGTCTGGTGGTCGGCAAGACGCTCGGCATCTTCGGCGGCACCTGGCTCGCCGCCCGCTTCACCAGAGCCGAGCTCAACGACGATCTGGCCTGGCCGGACGTCTTCGCCGTGGCCTCGCTCGCCGGGATCGGCTTCACCGTCTCCCTCCTCATCGGCGAGCTGGCCTTCGCCGGGGACGCCGCGCTGACGGACGAGGTCAAGGCCGCGGTGCTGCTGGGCTCCTTCACCGCCGCCGTGTTCGCCTGTGTGCTCCTGAAACTGCGGGTACGCAAGTACCAGGCGCTGTACGAGGAGGAGGAGCGCGACGAGGACCAGGACGGCATCCCCGACGTGTACGAACAGGACAATCCGGAGTACCACCTGCGCATGGCCGCGATCTACGAGGAGAAGGCCGCGGAGCACCGGCGCAGGGCGGAACTCGCGGATGCGTCGCGCGGCGACGGCGACAGTCCGGCATGA